The DNA segment TTTTGTAAATCCGATGGGTGTCCGCCCTTTGATATAGGTATGATGTGGTCTACCGTCGGACTCATCGGGTCAGGAAACTTTAATGAGAAATCTACAGGCTTACCACATATCGCACAGATTGTTTGTGTTGCGTAAATCGTCTTTTTGTTCTTATCAAAGGCAGCTCTAAATGTTCCATCCTTATCGGGACGATTTCTTGCATACTTTTTTTGTCCCACACTATCTCCTTCCTAGGCTCTCTTACACAAATTAGAAACTACCAGCCTTGCTCATGACAAACAATGAATTTTAAAAAAAGAATTAAATAGGCATACATACGCTGGTAGTCTCAAATCTGTATAAGAAAAACCACGAACATTTCTGCACGTGGTTCTTGCCCTATGCCCATTATAACATCAATTTTCGTGGGACATGTCCCAAAATTAAATCAATCTATGCTTTGGATCTACAGCTAAAATAAAAAATATATCTTCTAAACAGAAACCAATAAGAATATGCTCACCATTTCCGTTTGGTTTTAAGTGTAAATGTATCAATTCATCCTTCGCAATTGATTGAACAGATTCAGGAAGAACATTTATTAAATATTTGTATTTTTTATAATCAAGATTACTTCCATTATTATGAGATGAATACATCCTCAGTGCATCACTGATTGATGTCTGAGTTGAAAAGTCAAATATAAATTTTTGAAAGCAATCAATGAATTTATCCCTATCTGTTCTACTATCACTTCTAATTTCATCTAACGCATATTTAATACATTTATTTGATTGATGTAGAAATCTCAAATCAACCATTGGTTGATCTTCAATAGTCTTAACAAATCTATCTTTTTGCTCTTTAAAATTTGATATCTCTTCTTTTAACTTATTTTTAAATTTAAATGAATTCGGCATATTTTTCAGAATAGTATTTAATAATTGCATCAGAAGTAATCTCGTTTTGAGATGAATCAAACATACGCAATCCTTTTCTTGCATTTTTCCAAGGATCTTCTTTATGGGTCAAAGATTCAAGTTCATCGGCCGTTAAATCTCCATAAGCGTCCCAAACAAACTGAAGAATTCTTTTTTGGTCACCACTCAAATTTTTATCTAAATCTTTTTTGACAAGGCTTTTGAACTCTTCTGCAATCATAATATCTCGCCAACCAAATTTTTTTAGCTCATCGTATAGTTTTGGACAAACAGGACCGTGCACCCACGCCTCAAAACGAATTTCCGGAACAATATCTTTTCCAAGTTCAAGTAAACTCCAAACTTCAGCATAAAAACAAAGTTTTTGGATTTTTTTATGGCTCATTTCAGCTTTTTCAACAAACCATTGAGCCACTAAAAGAATATCTGAATTTGGATGGATTTTAGCATCTTTTGCTGAAAATTCTATTTTCATAGCAAGCCTCCATATATTTATTCCACATATACATAAAGCAAGAAACATCCAATATTGATTATCTCTTGCTTTCTTTTCTTAAAATTCACCCATAATATATCATATTTTGTGTTTTTGTGTTGCAAATTTAATTTAATATTTATTCATTTTAATTTCAACAACACCTCATTTATCCGTCTTGCCATTGTGCTTTTGGTTACATAATACATTTCAACCATCTCCCTTAAAGTCTTTTTGTACTTATACCTTTGCTCAATCAACTTCAGCTCCTCATCAGATAATCGATTTAATCTTTTTTGAATGCGACTAGTCAAGTAAGTTAAATCTTGCTTTTTCCTAATCAACTCGTCTTGTTCCTCAAATAACTCAAGCAGATTGATATCGCTATAAATCCTTGTTCCCCGTTGATACTTGGCTTCCTCTAAATTTCTGATTGGTGGACTGTCAACCGAAGTTAACTTGGCGTCAATCTCGCATATCTTTTCTTGAATTATTTCTATCTCATGAAGATAAAAATAATAGCTTCTAAGTTCTCTATCAACTTGTTGGATAACGTCACGGTCATCGTAATAGTTATTCATCCCTACTCCAATCTACTGCTTGCCCGCAATTTCTTGAACGCAACAGAACAATACTTATGTTGCATAATTTTAATTTTCATTTTTTAAACAAATTACTAGTAAATAACTAGCATTTTTGATTGTTTCCGTTTTCTCATATGCAACATAAATTTGCATGTTGCATTAAGGCTTTTTAATACCTCGCTAAATGGTTGATTTTTCCTCTGAATTTTTCCACATCATTTTCTTCCAAACAAATATATCTTTGAGTTTCTTCTGCCGAAGAATGTTGTAACAATCTTTGAACTAACAGAAGATCATGTGTTTCATCCCAAATCCAACGCCCATAGCTTTTTCTAAGCGAGTGGCAACCCACCTCATATTTGATGCCTGCTTCTTTGGCTAATTTCTTAATCCAACGCCATGCCGTAACTCTACCGATTGAATCTTTTGTTTTTAAATCTTTCGGAAATAAAAACTCATATTTAGTGAACCCAAATTCTTCAATATACTCTTCCAAAATGGTATAAACTTCCGGAGAGAGTATGTATTGTTGCCGTTTTCCCGTTTTGTGTTCCGTGACCGTAACTTTACCACCGGCATAGTCTCTTGGAATTTGTTCAAGAAGCGTGTTTATTCGGCACCCTGTGTTGACTCCTAGTATAAGGATGATATAGTTCCTGTACCATCGGAAATAGCCTGTAGAACGCTTCCTATACGCGTCTCTGTGGACAAGGCATAGTCGAATCATCTCTGCAAAGTCATCACGATCAATCGGCTTAACCACTTCACGCCCATTTTTTGAATCTGTCTTCCGCTCATAAGTTGATTTATGCGGATGGAATCTTGAATAATATCTAGCCACTTCTAATACCCCCTAATACTCTCTGTTTCCAAATAGCCACTTTTTTATTTTTTTAAAGTAACAAACTTGTTTGAATATTCTTAAGCATTTTTTCTTTTGCTTGTTTGTAAAAATCTTTTTTGATTTCAAAACCATAGCATGAACGATTAATTTCTGCACAAGCTCTTAGCGTTGAACCACTACCAGCACATGGATCGATCACTACATCCCCCTCATCTGTAAATATTTCAATCAATCTTCTAAGCAGAGGAAGTGGTTTTTGCGTTGGATGAATATGTGGCGTTTTATTATCTCGTGGGTATTTGAACCAGTTAAACACCATCTTTCCATCATTATTGAATTTTGGTAATTTATCCCGGTATAGAACCACTGCATATTCTGTGGCACCAACAATTTTCATGTTCGCTTTTAAAACTTGACTACTATAGTCTTTAATGAAAAATAAAGGATATGAATTATTAAACCCATACTTTTTCCCCTGTTCTATAACTTCTTGGATTTGCTCGAATGCACAAAACACAATCATGGCTGGTGATTTCCCTTTTTCTTTCGGCTCTTTAATTAACATTTTTGAGCAAAAGTGCATATACTCCGGAATTCTAAAATATCCCTCCGTGTCAAAGAATGAGCTTTTAGCTAGTTTACTTTCTCCTTTTGAATTATCACCGTCTACATACCATTGTGGATTACTAGCATAGGCTTTTTCTGATAAATTGTACGGTATATCGGCTATCACCAACTGAGCTTTTGGTATTTGATACCGTTTGTAATTTTGAAAGCTATCGTTAAATAACTCTATTTTCTGTTGTCTCATATTTTTTTATTCTTTCTTTACTTTCATAATTTTTTCTAATTCTTCATCCGTTAAGGGATTATCTGAGTCAAATTTCGAACACCACCACTTAACTATTGAATCTTTGCTACAACCACCTTTTGAAAATATTTTTCCTAGTTCAATCCCACTTTGCCTTTTTTCTGAATAACTCTCATATCCTCTCAAGTGTGCTTTTATTTCTCTATCACTTGTTTGGTTGAAAAGATAATTTGTTAATTCTTCAAATGAACGTAGATGTTTTGTTAGCATCACATGTCGAATTTCTTCGTCCGTAAAATCTTGCAGAATACTTTTAACATCAAATTGCGGATTTCTTTTTTTGAAATAATAAATTGCTTTTTCACTTAACATCAGAATGGTAAATCCTCCACATTAAAATCTAGGGTTTGATTATCGTTTAAATGTTTGGCTTCTAATTGAACTCTACGTGTTTTGTATGTTGACTGCGGAAATTGTTTTCGATTCCAATTTCTAGCAGTAGCTTTCCAATCTTTCATAGGATTTTTACCAACTAGCCAACCGTTTGAATCGTAGTAGTTTATGAATTTCTCACAATCAACATTTTCAAGGTTTTCAGAATTGCAAAAGTCAATTAATTCTTGGAGGGTTGGTTTTTGGAAATTTTTTCTTTTTTCTTTATTTATTTCTTTTTTATTATCTATATCTATATCTTTATCTATATCTTTATCTATATCTGTGTAACGTAGTTCGTCACAATTTTGTAACATCGGCGTAACATTGTTACGCATTTTTCGCATACGTTCAGCCGCCCCCGTTTCACTTCCAACCAAATTTTTGAAATTTGCAATGCTCAAACAGCCATTTTCATCTTTATAAATAAGTCCTAAACTAACATATAAATTTAATGCGGTTCTAACTGTATCGATGTTGAAGTATTTAGTATCTCTTTGAATTTTTTCGATATCATACGGAATAATTATTTCATTGAGCTGCCTTTCTAATTTTCCGTTTGATTTAACCGTCATCAGGCATAGCATTTGATAAAGAACCACATATTCAGACCCATTTTTTTGGGACATCAAGAAATCAACTGCGTCACTTGTCATGAAATCTTTTTTAAGTTTTATCCAAAAATATTTTCTCTCTGCCATATTACTTATTCCTCCTTTTTAAAATATTTCTAACAAACTAGACATTTCTGTTATGCTTTCGTAATTACGAATGGTATGCTCAAGCTTTAAAATAGTCTGAAAGCTCTTGAAATTCATTTCTTCTAACTTTTCTTGTTTCTTTTTAAGCTTGAAATTTTCTTCTTCAAGAGCCATTATTTTCTTCTCTAATTCTTTTATTTTTTCAACATACATCCACCAATACTCCTCTCTTGCAAGCTAATGTCCTTTATCAACTTCGTTTGCATCTTCTGCCTCTTCCTTTTGTCTTCTGTTTTGACTCTTTAATCGTTAAATCAATACCCTCTAAAGCTTCTTGATATAGCTGTTCAAAAAACTCTAATGGCTGATTGATAAACTGCTTGGCACTCATACCCTCAAGCTTCGTTGTTAAATGTTTCATTTGTTCTCCTTGTTGAAATGAAATTCTATTAAATTCGCTAACATTAAGTATTCTTCTGCGAATTTAGTATTTTTATGAGTTTCTCTTACTTTTTTTCTAAATTCTTCTAAAGTTCCACAGAAGCATCCGCACACAACGCCTATAGACCCGTCTTTTTGTCTAAAAAAGCTTGTATGTCTGTATTTCGAACCGAAGCCTTTAACATATACATAATCTGCCTCACTACTAACCAAAGCGTCACCTCCAATACATGCGTTTCCATAGACCTTTGTGCCACCTCTAATACATGCGTTTCCATTAACCACAGCATTTCCATTAACCCTTGCGTTACCTTCAACCCTTGCGTTATCAATAACCACAGCATTTCCATTAACCCCAGCGTTACCTTCAACCCTTGCGTTTTCACTAACCACAGCATTTCCACAAACCCATGCGTTGCCTTCGACCCTTGCGTTTTCACTAACCACAGCATTTCCACAAACCCATGCGTTGCCTTCGACCCATGCGTTTCCATAGACCTTTGCGTTTCCATAGACCTTTGCGTCACCTCCAATACATGCGTTTCCATTAACCACAGCATTTCCATTAACCCTTGCGTTGCCTTCGACCCATGCGTTTCCATAGACCACAGCATTTCCACAGACCGTTGCGTCTCCACTAACCACTACGTCATTTTCAATAAAAGCGTTATCTTTAACCCGAGCATTATCTTTGACCCAAGCCTTACCGATTTGGCTTAAATCTCTTTCGTCTTGAATATAGCCGCCGTATTCTCCAGCCTTTACATTTCCAAAATCAATTAAAGCTTTGATTCTATGCAATTTGATTCCATTAAATGTCTTTATGTCTGTTGTTAATTGGTATTTTTTGTTCTTCATAAAACCGCTCTCAATTCCTTTCAATACAAGGTAAAATACCCTTGTTTTTTAACCAATCGTAGATAAACAATCTTCCTTTTTGTGTCCATGCTAAACTTGAAGCCGTTGCCGGCTCTCCACCCTTTGTGATTGGATAAGTCTTACTTCCCGCATATCCCTTGCCTGCATACTTGGCATATAAGAAATATCTATTACTTTGTTTGTATTGGATATTATCTTCAACTAAAAGACTGTTTAACTTGTGAGCACTAAAGCCATAATCCTTAGCAATCATCGTGGTTGTCAGCAAGTCCTTACATTGAAGCACTAAATCGTAATAGCTCGCTTTTGGTTGCAGAGTATCTATTAAGTCGCTCTTTTCTCTTAACTCAATCGCTAACGCTTGTTGATGTTCCACACTTTCAGCTAAGGCTCTTAAGGCACTTGGATAATCTTGCGGAATAAGTGGTTGCAACTCTTTGACTTGCTTTTCTAATTCATTGAATTTGTTGATATACGCTATCTTGAAATCGTTGTATCCTTGAATATTGAACATGTAGAGGGTGAATCCGTCTTTAGTAAGGAGATATTCTCTGTTCTTTTTCCCGTTACTAGCGATATATTCACCTGAAATTAGTAGAGCCGAAATGTCGGCTGTACTACTACTTTTTAAGTTGTCTAAGCTTTCCAAAACATGCTTATGCTGTTTGCCGAGTTCCTCCGCAATCACTCGGCTTGATACGACATAGCCGTAAATGTTATCTTTTTGAATTTTTACTAATTGTTCCATGTTTTAATCTCCTCTCTAATTTGAAATCCTTTAATAATTGATTCGCATAATTCCTTAGCAGTATTCGCTACCTTTTCCGCATCCGAATTTTGAACCCATCGTTGTTGGGAATAGCCATTCATCAAACACGCTACACGCTGTATATTCGTCCACTGATAGCTTCCGGCTAATTCTTGTACTTTCTTCTCATACTCATATTGAACGGCTTTCAGTGCCTTCCTAACGGGGTTTATCTGCTCTTTCTCCGACTTCCCCATCTCTTGTATGAGTTCTGCTTTGATTTGTTTTTTAAGTTCTTCAAATTGTTCTTTTGTTAGCTCCATATAAAAAGCTCCTTTCTTTTTTCGTTCTTTGAAAACACAAGGAGCATAGTGTATAATCTCTATGCACCCTTGCGGTGTGATTGTGGTATCGCTGTTACTTCTTGCCGGAAACGCAGTGATACCTTTTTAGATATTTTTTAGGAGTTTTTTATACACTTGCTACTTATATTTGTCGGTGGTATGTGCAAATTTTGCACATACCACTTCTTCATAAAGAACTGTTATTTGTGATAAAACATTTGTGATAAAATTTAGGTGATGTTTTAAACACATCACTTGTGTTTAAGTGCTAGTTTCTTGGATGGATGTAGCACTTTTTTTACTGCCTTAGAAAATACAAATGCCTAGTTTGAATGCTTTGTCACTAAATTTAATTGATTTCATGTTCTACCCTTTCTAAAAAAGTGTTAATTGTTCCTGCTCCTTATCGTGTCAGCAATCTTTCTATTGTTAAACTCCTTCATCAGCTGCCACCTCTTCTAACGGTCTTCTTACCGTTAGAAGAACGTTGTCTCTCTTCTGTTGTAAAGCGCCGTGATACTTGTTCTTTTGGCGGCATACGATGCAATTTACAACCATCCGTTAACGCAGCTAATATTTGGCTAAAAACAAAACCTGTTTCTTCCCTACAACCATACTCTCCAAGTGTTAGATCCATATGTCCAGAAAGAGCCACTTTAATAGCATCACCCGATGGTGTTATGTAAATGTCGACAATATTGTTGGTATTAAAAAGACTTTTTAAATCTTCTGATAAAATCCACATAGTAGCTAACAAATTCACTCATGTTTAATATCGCTCTTTTCCGGATCGATTTCACAAAGTGCAATAGCCTTAATGATAGGCATCAATTTTTCAACACTAGGTAACATTTCTTTTCGACAAAGTTTTTTTGGATTTACTATAATCATATTTAAAGCGACTTTTAGTTCTGGCTCTGTGCACAGGGCTAATAGCATAGCTAGTGTCTCAAAAGCTAAGTTTATAGGTTTACCTGCTATTTCGAATTTGAAACCTTTGGTTTCTTTTTGTATTTTAATCATTTTTATTTTCTCCTTTTTCTGTTAAAATAAGAGTGACTTTTTAAGATAGTCACTTAAGCGCTTTGGTCTTTCTGGACTGCGCTTTTTTTAATAACCAAGTCCCGCATATTCTTTGATTCTTTTTTCATCAATTCTTGCCCAGGAAACAAAATCTCCCGTGGGAACTTGGCGACGATACAGCGGTTGTTTGTACTTTGCTTCAAACCATTCACGAAATGCAGCAATCATTTCCATGGCTTTTTGCTGTCCGCAAGCTTCTAAAATTTGTACATCACGAACCGTTAAATGTGGTTTTGCTAAAATTGATAATTTTTCCTTGTTTGTATGCATATTTCTCCTTTCTATTCAGTTAGTGCCCACCAAATAAATCCCCAAATTGGAAAAGTGATGGTGAGTGTTACTATTAAAAATTCATAGATGTTTTTAAGTGATTGTTTCATGTTCTATCCTTTCTGTGTTCTCCTTTTTCCGCTATATACTGATGGCGGAGCGGAAAGGAGGTGAATAATAATGGCTAAAAATAGTAAAACTACTTCTGCTAAAGTTGCTTCAAAGGCATCTAGTATTCTTCGTGACGGAAGAACAAGTGCAAAATCAAAATCTGTTGCTGGTAGCGCTTTAGCGCAAAAATCCTCAAAGAAAACTAAGTAAATTGTTTTCTTTCAAAGTGCAGTACATGGCAGTTGCAATGCTTTGTACTGCTCTTTCATCTTCGGTAATATCTTTATTCCCTGATAAGTCCAAAATTGCATGTAAACATTCATGTATGAGCACTTGAATTTTCCTATCATCATTCAAATCGGAATCAATTTCGATAGTATCGTTTTGAAAATCAACAATTCCTCTCGTTATACCTGCCTCTCCTTTGCAGATGACCGGTTTTTCAACAATTTCAAACTTGATTCCGCAAATATATAAATGTTTTGGTAGTTTCATGGTTTATCCTTTCTTTGATATAATTTGGCTAAATAGTGAGGTGGCTAAAATGTTTAAAAACAACCATTATATTTATGGTTATAACGATGATGAAAAAAACGTTGAAATTACGTATCCGGAAATGTGCCCAGTATGTCATACCCGTGTTAGACCAAATTTTGTATATGGTCATTTAGATGATTCAAGCGACCAATATTTTTCCGTTCTCTTTTCGTGCTCATGTGGAAATATTTTTATGAGTAAATATAAGCTTGGTAATTGTTATTACGGAGAATACAGTTCAGAATATGCACTTTCCATTCCAAACGGTTTTGAGGGCGAAAAGTTTAATGAGCGCATAAATGCTATTTCAAAGGAATTTATTGAAGTTTATAACCAATCTTTAGAAGCCGAATCACTTGGATTAAAAGCCATATGTGGTGCAGGCTATCGTAAGGCTATTGAGTATCTTGTTAAGTCCTATTGCTCACTTTTAAATCCTGATAATAAAGAACAAATTTGGAATGAGAGTTTAGGAGCAACCATCAATCGTATTGAAGATGAACGTATGCGCGCACTTTATTTTGCTACTAAAGAAATCGGTAACGACCAAACACATACGATAATTAAACTTTCCGAAGGTATCCCTGAGATGAAAGAGTATATTATGGCATTAGTTGCTTACATAAATTTCGTAGGTCTTTCAAACATTGCAGCCAATAATTATCGTCGTGGATAATAACGATTTAGTATTTCTTTTTTAGCTTTATCGTCATCGTCATGATGAAGCTTTTTAATTTCGTCTCTCAATTCAGCAATTTCAATTCTCAAAGCTGTTACATCTGTAATCAATTTATCTAAAGCTACCATTTCTAATTGATTCATACATCCTCCTTTCTAAAGGGTGTTTACGGTTAAATCGTAATCTTCTGGCAAAAAAATTAGGTTGCTATATGGAATACCATATACATCTTCAATTTTTCTTAAAATAGGTATATCCGGATAGCTTTTTCCACGCTCATAATTACTTAAAGTATCTACAGATATTCCAATCAATTTTGCTGCTTCTACTTGAGTTAGTCCTCTTAATTCTCTTGCATATTTTAATGGTATTTTATTCAACTTTCTCACCTCCTTTCTACGCCCTCAATATAGGCTTACTTTGTATCATAATGTTTAACAACAATCACTAATAACGTAGCACTTAAAGCAACATTTATTACGGATAACGCAATATTTAACACTTCCATATTCTCCTCCTTTCTTTACTTCTATGAATAAAGCAATTATAATAGCCTTACTAGAGAGGGTTAGCTCTCTAGTAATTCAATCAACTTAACCACTAGGCTTAGTAGCGCTATTAGCAAGTTGATTATGGCTATGGAAATCGTTAGGGTCTTTTCAAGGTGTTTCTGACGATTTCTTTTTTTATTGCTTTTTTTCATCTCTTACCTCCTTACAATGTCTATAGTATTACGGTTTAACCGTAATGTCAACGGTTTTATCGTGATTTTTTAAAAAAATATTGTTTTTTTTACGGTGAAAACATATCCTTATACTAGGAGGTTAATCATATTATGAATAATAATTTGGGAAACAAAGAAACAATGGCTGATAACATTAAATATTACATGAAAAAATTTAATAAAAGCCGAATGGATATGTGCAACGCTCTGGGAGTTAAATACACCACCTTTACCGATTGGGTTAAAGGAAATTCATACCCTAGAATTGATAAGATTGAATTAATGGCTAATTATTTTGGAATAACTAAATCAGATTTAGTTGAAGTTCGTGACACCCTAACCGAAATACCAATGTCTAATATTGTTTTTGATGATTACTTCCCTCTCCACTATTATTCGGGGCTTTCTGCCGGTAGCTTTGAGGAGCTTCTGGAAGCTGAACCGGATAGCGTAGTTTATGTTCCTATCATCTTTCAAGGGCGTAAAAAACGTTTACATGCTTTTAAGGTAAATGGTACATCCATGAACAATGTTATCCCGGATGGCTCTATTGTGGTCATAGAAGACACGCACAACAACGCTATGCGATATTCCGACGGAACAATCATTATCGCCTTCATGGACGGCACAGCAACCGTTAAACGTTTATATTCAAGTGGAAATCAAATAATGCTCATGCCGGATAGCTCTGATAAAAGCCATATGCCCATCCTTATTACTCAAGAACAGCAATTAATTATTATCGGAAAAGTCATCTGGCATATGAACCCGGAAGATATAGCGGAGAAATGGTATTGATAGGGATACACAAAGAAATAAATCAATAAAGAGTTATCAAGATAAAAAATCCGACTGCTACCAACAGCCGGATAAGCAGTAAACCCACAACCAAGTGCTTTTACTGTACCCGATTTTAGCACAAACCATGCAGAAAGGAAGTGATTAGGATGGCAACTGCACGCAAATCATCAACGTCTAAGAAAGTTTCATGGGAAGCAAGATACTACATAAGAAAACCGGATGGCCGTCTGGCATATAAAATTAAAAAAGGATTTTCCACAAAATCAGAAGCACAGGCGTATGGCGTTTCTCATGAGCATGAATCGTCTATTTCTTCACGTACAACAATGTTACAAATGTTTGAATTGATGAGTCAGTCTAATAACGCCAATAAAACAACTACAGATACACGCAGAAACCGCCTTCTTAAGTACGCTGATACAATTATCAACCAACCAATGAATCGTGTAACCAAGGCTGTATTGCAGTCCTGGAGAAGCGATTTAGAAGTAGACGATCGAATAGCTACCACAACAAAGAACGATCTTATCGGCTTTGTAAAGCAGATTTTCGTATTTGCGTATAATACCTATGATTTCTATGATTCTG comes from the Bulleidia sp. zg-1006 genome and includes:
- a CDS encoding Rha family transcriptional regulator — protein: MEQLVKIQKDNIYGYVVSSRVIAEELGKQHKHVLESLDNLKSSSTADISALLISGEYIASNGKKNREYLLTKDGFTLYMFNIQGYNDFKIAYINKFNELEKQVKELQPLIPQDYPSALRALAESVEHQQALAIELREKSDLIDTLQPKASYYDLVLQCKDLLTTTMIAKDYGFSAHKLNSLLVEDNIQYKQSNRYFLYAKYAGKGYAGSKTYPITKGGEPATASSLAWTQKGRLFIYDWLKNKGILPCIERN
- a CDS encoding phage replisome organizer N-terminal domain-containing protein, with translation MAERKYFWIKLKKDFMTSDAVDFLMSQKNGSEYVVLYQMLCLMTVKSNGKLERQLNEIIIPYDIEKIQRDTKYFNIDTVRTALNLYVSLGLIYKDENGCLSIANFKNLVGSETGAAERMRKMRNNVTPMLQNCDELRYTDIDKDIDKDIDIDNKKEINKEKRKNFQKPTLQELIDFCNSENLENVDCEKFINYYDSNGWLVGKNPMKDWKATARNWNRKQFPQSTYKTRRVQLEAKHLNDNQTLDFNVEDLPF
- a CDS encoding helix-turn-helix domain-containing protein; the encoded protein is MNKIPLKYARELRGLTQVEAAKLIGISVDTLSNYERGKSYPDIPILRKIEDVYGIPYSNLIFLPEDYDLTVNTL
- a CDS encoding site-specific DNA-methyltransferase, whose translation is MRQQKIELFNDSFQNYKRYQIPKAQLVIADIPYNLSEKAYASNPQWYVDGDNSKGESKLAKSSFFDTEGYFRIPEYMHFCSKMLIKEPKEKGKSPAMIVFCAFEQIQEVIEQGKKYGFNNSYPLFFIKDYSSQVLKANMKIVGATEYAVVLYRDKLPKFNNDGKMVFNWFKYPRDNKTPHIHPTQKPLPLLRRLIEIFTDEGDVVIDPCAGSGSTLRACAEINRSCYGFEIKKDFYKQAKEKMLKNIQTSLLL
- a CDS encoding LexA family transcriptional regulator — its product is MNNNLGNKETMADNIKYYMKKFNKSRMDMCNALGVKYTTFTDWVKGNSYPRIDKIELMANYFGITKSDLVEVRDTLTEIPMSNIVFDDYFPLHYYSGLSAGSFEELLEAEPDSVVYVPIIFQGRKKRLHAFKVNGTSMNNVIPDGSIVVIEDTHNNAMRYSDGTIIIAFMDGTATVKRLYSSGNQIMLMPDSSDKSHMPILITQEQQLIIIGKVIWHMNPEDIAEKWY
- a CDS encoding Panacea domain-containing protein; this encodes MKIEFSAKDAKIHPNSDILLVAQWFVEKAEMSHKKIQKLCFYAEVWSLLELGKDIVPEIRFEAWVHGPVCPKLYDELKKFGWRDIMIAEEFKSLVKKDLDKNLSGDQKRILQFVWDAYGDLTADELESLTHKEDPWKNARKGLRMFDSSQNEITSDAIIKYYSEKYAEFI
- a CDS encoding polymer-forming cytoskeletal protein, giving the protein MKNKKYQLTTDIKTFNGIKLHRIKALIDFGNVKAGEYGGYIQDERDLSQIGKAWVKDNARVKDNAFIENDVVVSGDATVCGNAVVYGNAWVEGNARVNGNAVVNGNACIGGDAKVYGNAKVYGNAWVEGNAWVCGNAVVSENARVEGNAWVCGNAVVSENARVEGNAGVNGNAVVIDNARVEGNARVNGNAVVNGNACIRGGTKVYGNACIGGDALVSSEADYVYVKGFGSKYRHTSFFRQKDGSIGVVCGCFCGTLEEFRKKVRETHKNTKFAEEYLMLANLIEFHFNKENK
- a CDS encoding tyrosine-type recombinase/integrase; translated protein: MARYYSRFHPHKSTYERKTDSKNGREVVKPIDRDDFAEMIRLCLVHRDAYRKRSTGYFRWYRNYIILILGVNTGCRINTLLEQIPRDYAGGKVTVTEHKTGKRQQYILSPEVYTILEEYIEEFGFTKYEFLFPKDLKTKDSIGRVTAWRWIKKLAKEAGIKYEVGCHSLRKSYGRWIWDETHDLLLVQRLLQHSSAEETQRYICLEENDVEKFRGKINHLARY
- a CDS encoding HNH endonuclease; this translates as MGQKKYARNRPDKDGTFRAAFDKNKKTIYATQTICAICGKPVDFSLKFPDPMSPTVDHIIPISKGGHPSDLQNLQLAHLSCNRRKADKVINKKYIPDKSIDNRVLPQSIDWKSYKT